The Actinomycetota bacterium region TAAAGGTATTATTTAGGTGTTATTTTTTTGATTCCTTTCATATATGGTTTAAGCACATCAGGAATTAATACAGATCCATCTTTCTGTTGATAATTTTCTAAAATTGCAGTGATTGTTCTCCCTA contains the following coding sequences:
- a CDS encoding serine--tRNA ligase (catalyzes a two-step reaction, first charging a serine molecule by linking its carboxyl group to the alpha-phosphate of ATP, followed by transfer of the aminoacyl-adenylate to its tRNA), whose protein sequence is ELVSCSHDTDFQARRLGIKYKDEDGKLKLVHTMNSTACAIGRTITAILENYQQKDGSVLIPDVLKPYMKGIKKITPK